From Carbonactinospora thermoautotrophica, the proteins below share one genomic window:
- a CDS encoding IclR family transcriptional regulator, translated as MGSRPPAGKKGAIDKALAVLEALAGHDRLADIAAATGLPKSTVHRILQTLIGHGFAVSGGAGEYRPGPRVLTLAGQVMARWDPAQAATPLLRALHDRTGLTVHLAMLAGDEAVYVEKIEGRLPYQLASRVGMPLRLHCTAIGKAILAALAEEEARVILDRAGMERHTPRTVTDPDTLLAQLRQIRARGFAVDDEENEPGVRCVGAAVRDHLGRVTGAVGVSMLVFERTLEEAEALGPLVVETAEAVSRALCRRAASRR; from the coding sequence ATGGGGTCGCGGCCGCCGGCCGGGAAGAAGGGCGCGATCGACAAGGCGCTCGCCGTGCTGGAGGCCCTGGCCGGCCACGACCGGCTGGCGGACATCGCCGCGGCGACCGGGCTGCCCAAATCGACCGTGCACCGGATCCTCCAGACGCTGATCGGGCACGGATTCGCGGTCAGCGGCGGCGCCGGGGAGTACCGGCCCGGACCGCGCGTCCTCACCCTCGCCGGGCAGGTCATGGCGCGCTGGGACCCGGCCCAGGCCGCCACCCCCCTGCTGCGCGCCCTGCATGACCGCACTGGGCTCACCGTGCACCTGGCGATGCTGGCCGGTGACGAGGCCGTGTACGTGGAGAAGATCGAGGGCCGCCTGCCGTACCAGCTAGCGTCCCGCGTCGGCATGCCGCTACGCCTGCACTGCACCGCGATCGGCAAGGCCATCCTGGCCGCGCTGGCGGAGGAGGAGGCCCGCGTGATCCTGGACCGCGCCGGCATGGAACGGCACACCCCCCGCACGGTTACCGACCCGGACACCCTGCTCGCCCAGCTGCGCCAAATCCGCGCGCGGGGCTTCGCCGTCGACGACGAGGAGAACGAGCCGGGTGTGCGCTGCGTGGGCGCTGCCGTCCGCGATCACCTCGGCCGGGTAACCGGCGCGGTCGGCGTCTCCATGCTGGTCTTCGAGCGCACCCTCGAGGAGGCTGAGGCGCTCGGCCCCCTGGTCGTGGAGACCGCCGAGGCAGTCTCCCGTGCCCTCTGCCGGCGGGCCGCCTCGCGCCGCTGA
- the hisD gene encoding histidinol dehydrogenase — translation MISRIDLRGSTQDPREALPRAELDVEAAVEKVRPICDDVRRRGVAALIEITERFDGVRLTDIRVPAEALRRALDELDPQVRTALEESIRRARLVHRDQRRTDITTEVVPGGTVTERWVPVERVGLYVPGGLAVYPSSVVMNVVPAQEAGVPSLAVASPPQEEFGGLPHPTILAACALLGVDEVYAVGGAQAVAMFAYGAGECRPVSMVTGPGNIWVAAAKRLLKGRIGIDSEAGPTEIAILADATADPVHVAADLISQAEHDVLAAAVLVTDSEELADAVERELEVQVAATKHSERIRQSLAGKQSGIVLVDDLEQGLEVVNAYAAEHLEIQTANARELALRVRNAGAIFLGPWSPVSLGDYCAGSNHVLPTGGCACHSSGLSVQTFLKGIHVVDYTREALADVAGHVVTLANAEDLPAHGTAITARFGGEVP, via the coding sequence GTGATCTCCCGGATTGACCTGCGCGGATCCACACAGGACCCGCGAGAAGCGCTGCCTCGGGCCGAGCTGGATGTCGAAGCCGCTGTGGAGAAGGTACGGCCGATCTGCGACGACGTCCGCCGTCGGGGTGTCGCCGCGCTGATCGAGATCACCGAGCGGTTCGACGGGGTGCGGCTCACCGACATCCGGGTGCCCGCCGAGGCCCTGCGCCGCGCCCTGGACGAGCTTGACCCGCAGGTGCGCACCGCTTTGGAGGAGTCGATCCGGCGCGCCCGCCTCGTCCACCGCGACCAGCGACGGACCGACATCACCACCGAGGTCGTGCCCGGCGGCACCGTCACCGAGCGCTGGGTCCCGGTCGAGCGCGTCGGGCTGTACGTGCCGGGCGGGCTCGCCGTGTACCCCTCCAGCGTCGTCATGAACGTGGTCCCGGCCCAGGAGGCCGGCGTGCCCTCGCTCGCGGTCGCGTCTCCGCCGCAGGAGGAGTTCGGCGGCCTGCCCCACCCGACCATCCTCGCCGCGTGCGCGCTGCTCGGCGTGGACGAGGTGTACGCGGTCGGCGGCGCCCAGGCGGTCGCCATGTTCGCGTACGGCGCCGGGGAGTGCCGCCCGGTCAGCATGGTCACCGGACCGGGGAACATCTGGGTCGCCGCAGCCAAGCGGCTGCTCAAGGGCCGCATCGGCATCGACTCCGAGGCCGGCCCCACCGAGATCGCGATCCTCGCCGACGCCACCGCCGATCCGGTCCACGTGGCCGCCGACCTCATCTCCCAGGCCGAGCACGACGTGCTCGCCGCGGCCGTCCTGGTCACCGACAGCGAGGAGCTGGCCGACGCGGTCGAGCGCGAGCTGGAGGTCCAGGTCGCCGCGACCAAGCACAGCGAGCGGATCCGCCAGTCGCTGGCCGGCAAGCAGTCCGGCATCGTGCTCGTCGACGACCTGGAGCAGGGCCTGGAGGTCGTCAACGCGTACGCCGCCGAGCACCTGGAGATCCAGACCGCCAACGCGCGCGAGCTGGCCCTGCGGGTGCGCAACGCGGGAGCGATCTTCCTCGGTCCGTGGTCGCCGGTGTCGCTCGGCGACTACTGCGCCGGGTCCAACCACGTGCTGCCCACCGGTGGCTGCGCCTGCCACTCCTCAGGTCTTTCGGTGCAGACCTTCCTCAAGGGCATCCACGTGGTCGACTACACCCGCGAGGCCCTCGCCGACGTCGCCGGCCACGTGGTGACGCTGGCGAACGCTGAGGACCTGCCCGCGCATGGCACGGCGATCACGGCACGTTTCGGCGGTGAGGTCCCGTGA
- a CDS encoding cytochrome P450, which yields MVVAYVPDTELSVDEINLAQLDFWLRDDVDGALAKLRRERPIAWHEHPDCGKGFWSVTRYADIAAISVDTATFSNRWSIRVNHDPEMGLTRPGSSSIIEMDPPQHTKYRKLVSRGFTPRRIGLIEDHIRARARALVDSVAPKGSCEFVTEIAARLPLEVICDLVGVPSQDHDYIFKLSSESFGEYDPEVGVTPEQGSAAAQELKAYGCALAEERRRNPKDDLITLLVEAEVDGHRLTQEEIGGFFSLLLAAGSETTRSAISHGLVAFSRFPEQKRLFLEDCSAWAPYAAEEILRWATPILHMRRTVTREVDFGGVRMREGDKVAMWYISANRDESVFPDPYRFDITRDPNRHGAFGTGGPHFCLGHNLARREIAVLFEELFRLLPDIEAVGEPVKLRSNQFHGIKRLHAVFTPVR from the coding sequence GTGGTGGTCGCATACGTACCCGACACCGAGCTGAGCGTGGACGAGATCAACTTGGCCCAGCTCGACTTCTGGTTGCGCGATGACGTGGACGGGGCGCTGGCCAAGCTGCGACGGGAGCGGCCTATCGCGTGGCATGAGCACCCCGACTGCGGGAAGGGCTTTTGGTCCGTCACCCGCTACGCCGACATCGCCGCCATCTCCGTCGATACCGCCACCTTCAGCAACCGGTGGAGTATCCGGGTCAACCACGATCCGGAGATGGGACTGACGCGACCGGGCTCCTCCTCGATCATCGAGATGGACCCCCCACAGCACACCAAGTACCGGAAGCTGGTGAGCCGGGGCTTCACCCCGCGCCGGATCGGGCTGATAGAGGATCACATCCGGGCCCGGGCGAGAGCGCTCGTCGACTCGGTGGCCCCGAAGGGATCATGCGAGTTCGTCACCGAGATCGCGGCCCGGCTGCCTCTGGAGGTGATCTGCGACCTGGTCGGGGTGCCCTCACAGGACCACGACTACATCTTCAAGCTGTCGAGCGAGAGCTTCGGGGAGTACGACCCGGAAGTCGGCGTCACCCCTGAGCAGGGATCAGCCGCCGCGCAGGAACTGAAGGCCTACGGGTGTGCGCTCGCGGAGGAGAGGCGCCGCAACCCCAAAGACGATCTCATCACCTTGCTCGTCGAGGCCGAAGTCGACGGTCACCGCCTGACCCAGGAGGAGATCGGCGGATTCTTCTCCCTGCTGCTGGCAGCAGGAAGCGAGACGACTCGCAGCGCGATCAGCCACGGCCTGGTGGCGTTCTCCCGGTTCCCCGAGCAGAAGCGGCTCTTCCTCGAGGATTGCTCCGCCTGGGCGCCGTACGCCGCCGAAGAGATCCTCCGATGGGCGACCCCGATTCTGCACATGCGCCGAACCGTGACCCGGGAGGTGGACTTCGGCGGTGTGCGCATGCGCGAAGGCGACAAGGTCGCCATGTGGTACATCTCCGCCAACCGCGACGAGTCGGTCTTCCCTGACCCCTACCGCTTCGACATCACCCGCGATCCGAACCGCCACGGAGCCTTCGGGACCGGGGGCCCGCACTTTTGCCTCGGCCACAACCTCGCCCGCCGCGAGATCGCGGTTCTCTTCGAGGAACTGTTCCGGCTCCTTCCCGACATCGAGGCCGTGGGGGAGCCGGTGAAGCTCCGCTCGAATCAGTTCCACGGGATCAAGCGGCTCCACGCCGTGTTCACCCCGGTGAGGTGA
- a CDS encoding RluA family pseudouridine synthase, with protein MIGAEKRTLPVPEGLEGERLDAALARMFGFSRTRAAELIADGKVLVDGRAVAKSERVTGGAWLEVEMPPPPAPVQVVAEPVPGMKIVYNDEHVVVVDKPAGVAAHPSPGWDGPTVIGGLAAAGFRISTSGAAERQGVVHRLDVGTTGLMVVAKSELAYSRLKYQFRERIPEKRYHALVQGHPDPLRGTIDAPIDRHPTHEYKWAVVAGGKPSVTHYDTLEAFRAATLLDVKLETGRTHQIRVHMAALHHPCVGDLLYGADPTLAARLGLKRQWLHAVHLGFIHPATEQWVEFDSEYPADLAHALDILRAEL; from the coding sequence GTGATCGGAGCGGAGAAGCGCACCCTGCCGGTGCCAGAAGGTCTGGAAGGGGAACGGCTGGACGCGGCGCTCGCGCGCATGTTCGGGTTCTCCCGCACGCGGGCGGCTGAGCTCATCGCCGACGGCAAGGTCCTGGTCGACGGTAGGGCCGTGGCCAAATCCGAGCGCGTCACCGGCGGCGCGTGGCTCGAGGTGGAGATGCCCCCGCCGCCTGCTCCGGTCCAGGTCGTGGCCGAGCCCGTGCCGGGTATGAAGATCGTCTACAACGACGAGCACGTCGTCGTGGTGGACAAGCCGGCCGGTGTGGCGGCGCACCCCAGCCCGGGCTGGGACGGCCCGACCGTGATCGGTGGGCTCGCCGCGGCAGGGTTTCGGATCTCGACCTCGGGCGCGGCCGAGCGCCAGGGCGTGGTGCACCGGCTCGACGTCGGTACCACCGGCCTCATGGTCGTGGCCAAGTCGGAGCTCGCGTACTCGCGGCTCAAGTACCAGTTCCGGGAGCGGATCCCGGAGAAGCGCTACCACGCGCTCGTACAAGGCCACCCCGACCCGCTGCGCGGCACGATCGACGCGCCGATCGACCGGCACCCCACCCACGAGTACAAGTGGGCGGTCGTTGCCGGCGGCAAGCCCTCGGTGACGCACTACGACACGCTCGAGGCGTTCCGCGCGGCCACGCTGCTGGACGTCAAGCTGGAGACCGGCCGCACCCATCAGATCCGCGTCCACATGGCCGCCCTGCACCACCCGTGCGTCGGCGACCTGTTGTACGGGGCCGACCCGACGCTGGCCGCCCGGCTCGGGTTGAAGCGCCAGTGGCTGCACGCGGTGCACCTGGGCTTCATCCATCCGGCCACCGAGCAGTGGGTGGAGTTCGACAGCGAGTACCCGGCCGACCTGGCCCACGCGCTCGACATCCTGCGCGCCGAGCTGTAG
- a CDS encoding ferredoxin, which produces MRVVVDHDLCEANAICMKLVPEVFYVGDDDHLVLLAERVDGELLERVRLAEGRCPKRAITAIADEAPATGT; this is translated from the coding sequence GTGCGAGTCGTCGTCGATCACGATCTGTGCGAGGCCAACGCGATCTGCATGAAACTGGTGCCGGAGGTCTTTTACGTCGGGGACGACGATCACCTCGTCCTGCTCGCCGAGCGAGTCGACGGTGAGCTGCTCGAGCGCGTGCGTCTTGCCGAAGGCCGCTGCCCGAAACGAGCCATCACGGCGATCGCCGACGAAGCACCCGCCACGGGGACCTGA
- the dnaE gene encoding DNA polymerase III subunit alpha has product MPRGLRRGSCRVADSFVHLHVHTEYSLLDGAAKLKDLFKECERLGMPALAMTDHGNLYGAYDFYQQAKGTSIKPIIGMEAYLTPGTSRFDRSRVRWAEGGENDVSGGGAYTHMTMWAADAEGLCNLFRLASLSSIEGYFYKPRADRELLERYGKGVIATTGCPSGEIQTWLRIGNYERARRSAGEFMEIFGRDNFYLEVMDHGLEIERKVRDGLLRLMKDLKLKPVATNDLHYTYAEDADAHEVLLCVQSGKTLADPNRFKFDARDFYLKTAEEMRAYWDKEVPGACDNTLQIAERIGDYSPVFAHRKLMPRFPVPEGETEASWLRKEVMRGLERRFPGGVPETHVKQAEYELGVIEQMGYPGYFLVVADFVRYAKENGIRVGPGRGSAAGALIAYALGITDLDPLAHGLIFERFLNPERVSMPDIDIDFDERRRGDVIRYVTERYGEDHVAQIVTYGKIKAKAAIKDAARVLGYPFALGDRITKAMPPAVMGKDIPLSGIFDPEHPRYPEAAEFRQLYEAEADVKKVVDTAQGIEGLTRQVGVHAAGVIMSSEPLIDVVPLWRREQDGQIITQWDMGACESIGLLKMDFLGLRNLTVIDDALKNIKANTGEDIDLVALPLDDKKTYELLARGDTLGVFQLDGGPMRALLRAMRPDNFEDISAVLALYRPGPMGANAHIEYADRKNGRKPVVPIHPELAEPLADILKDTYGLIVYQEQVMAIAQKLAGYSLGKADLLRRAMGKKKKEILEKEYVPFAEGMRKNGYSDEAIKTLWDILVPFSDYAFNKAHTAGYGLVSYWTAYLKANYPAEYMAALLTSVRDDKDKSAVYLAECRRMGIRVLPPDVNESDADFTPRGNDIRFGLSAIRNVGENVVESIIATRRSKGRYESFLDFMQKIDRVVCNKKPIESLIKAGAFDSLGHTRKGLLAIHEQAIDRAMEIKRNEEIGQDSLFGAFDEGGVDDITFDLTIPTEEWPKSELLAFEREMLGLYVSDHPLFGLEHVLARGADCSIAALAEDERPDGAVVTVGGIISGIVRKVTKQGNPWAMVTLEDLEGSIEVMFFPQTYQLYGSQLVEDAVVFVKGRVDRREDVPKLIASELTAADLSERGKNDPIVITMPTARCTPSVVERLKEVLTTHAGMTEVRINLVNGSKTLVMRLDHNLRVTPSPALMGDLKALLGPACVS; this is encoded by the coding sequence ATGCCCCGTGGTCTGCGAAGGGGGTCCTGTCGAGTGGCTGACTCGTTCGTACACCTGCACGTGCACACCGAGTACTCGCTGCTGGACGGCGCGGCCAAACTCAAGGACCTGTTCAAAGAGTGCGAGCGGTTGGGCATGCCGGCCCTCGCCATGACCGACCACGGCAACCTGTACGGTGCCTACGACTTCTACCAGCAGGCGAAGGGCACCTCCATCAAGCCGATCATCGGCATGGAGGCGTACCTCACCCCCGGCACGAGCCGGTTCGACCGCAGCCGGGTGCGCTGGGCCGAGGGCGGCGAGAACGACGTCTCCGGCGGCGGCGCGTACACCCACATGACCATGTGGGCCGCCGACGCCGAGGGCCTGTGCAACCTGTTCCGGCTGGCGTCGCTATCCAGCATCGAGGGGTACTTCTACAAGCCGCGCGCCGACCGGGAACTGCTGGAGCGGTACGGCAAGGGCGTCATCGCCACCACCGGCTGCCCGTCGGGGGAGATCCAGACCTGGCTGCGGATCGGGAACTACGAGCGGGCCCGCCGGTCGGCCGGCGAGTTCATGGAGATCTTCGGCCGGGACAACTTCTACCTGGAGGTCATGGACCACGGGCTGGAGATCGAGCGGAAGGTCCGCGACGGGCTGCTCAGGCTCATGAAGGACCTCAAGCTCAAGCCCGTCGCCACCAACGACCTGCACTACACCTACGCCGAGGACGCCGACGCGCACGAGGTGCTGTTGTGCGTCCAGTCCGGCAAGACCCTGGCCGACCCCAACCGGTTCAAGTTCGACGCCCGCGACTTCTACCTCAAGACCGCCGAGGAGATGCGGGCGTACTGGGACAAGGAAGTCCCCGGGGCCTGCGACAACACCCTCCAGATCGCCGAGCGGATCGGCGACTACTCGCCCGTCTTCGCCCACCGCAAGCTCATGCCACGCTTCCCCGTGCCGGAGGGGGAGACCGAGGCGTCCTGGCTGCGCAAGGAGGTCATGCGCGGCCTGGAGCGCCGGTTCCCCGGCGGGGTGCCGGAGACGCATGTCAAGCAGGCCGAGTACGAGCTCGGAGTCATCGAGCAGATGGGCTACCCGGGCTACTTCCTCGTCGTGGCGGACTTCGTCCGGTACGCCAAGGAGAACGGCATCCGGGTCGGCCCGGGCCGTGGCTCGGCGGCGGGTGCGCTGATCGCCTACGCGCTCGGTATCACCGACCTGGACCCGCTCGCGCACGGCCTGATCTTCGAGCGGTTCCTCAACCCCGAGCGCGTGTCGATGCCCGACATCGACATCGACTTCGACGAACGTCGTCGGGGTGACGTGATCCGCTACGTCACCGAGCGGTACGGCGAGGACCACGTCGCCCAGATCGTCACGTACGGCAAGATCAAGGCCAAGGCGGCGATCAAGGACGCCGCCCGCGTGCTCGGCTACCCCTTCGCGCTCGGCGACCGGATCACCAAGGCGATGCCGCCCGCGGTGATGGGCAAGGACATCCCGCTGTCCGGCATCTTCGACCCCGAGCACCCGCGCTACCCCGAGGCGGCTGAGTTCCGCCAGCTGTACGAGGCGGAAGCCGACGTCAAGAAGGTCGTCGACACCGCCCAGGGCATCGAGGGCCTGACCCGCCAGGTGGGCGTGCATGCCGCCGGCGTGATCATGTCGAGCGAGCCGCTCATCGACGTGGTGCCGCTGTGGCGGCGCGAGCAGGACGGGCAGATCATCACCCAGTGGGACATGGGCGCGTGCGAGTCCATCGGCCTGCTGAAGATGGACTTCCTGGGCCTGCGCAACCTCACCGTCATCGACGACGCCCTGAAGAACATCAAGGCCAACACCGGCGAGGACATCGACCTGGTCGCCCTGCCGCTGGACGACAAGAAGACCTACGAGCTGCTGGCCCGCGGCGACACCCTGGGGGTGTTCCAGCTCGACGGGGGGCCGATGCGGGCGCTGCTGCGGGCCATGCGGCCGGACAACTTCGAGGACATCTCCGCTGTCCTCGCCCTGTACCGGCCCGGCCCCATGGGCGCGAACGCCCACATCGAGTACGCGGACCGCAAGAACGGCCGCAAGCCCGTCGTGCCCATCCACCCCGAGCTGGCCGAACCGCTGGCCGACATTCTCAAGGACACCTACGGCCTGATCGTCTACCAGGAACAGGTCATGGCCATCGCCCAGAAGCTCGCCGGGTACTCGCTCGGCAAGGCCGACCTGCTCCGGCGGGCCATGGGCAAGAAGAAGAAGGAGATCCTGGAGAAGGAGTACGTCCCGTTCGCCGAGGGCATGCGCAAGAACGGGTACTCCGACGAGGCGATCAAGACCCTGTGGGATATCCTCGTCCCGTTCTCCGACTACGCGTTCAACAAGGCGCACACCGCCGGGTACGGCCTGGTCTCGTACTGGACCGCGTACCTGAAGGCGAACTACCCGGCCGAGTACATGGCCGCGCTGCTCACCTCCGTGCGCGATGACAAGGACAAGAGCGCGGTCTACCTGGCCGAGTGCCGGCGCATGGGCATCCGGGTGCTGCCGCCTGATGTGAACGAGTCCGACGCCGACTTCACCCCGCGGGGCAACGACATCCGCTTCGGCCTGTCCGCCATCCGCAACGTGGGGGAGAACGTCGTCGAGTCGATCATCGCCACCCGGCGGTCGAAGGGCCGGTACGAGAGCTTCCTCGACTTCATGCAGAAGATCGACCGGGTCGTCTGCAACAAGAAGCCCATCGAATCGCTGATCAAGGCCGGGGCGTTCGACTCCCTCGGTCACACCCGCAAGGGGCTGCTCGCCATCCACGAGCAGGCCATCGACCGGGCCATGGAGATCAAGCGCAACGAGGAGATCGGCCAAGACAGCCTCTTCGGCGCGTTCGACGAGGGCGGCGTCGACGACATCACCTTCGACCTGACGATCCCCACCGAGGAGTGGCCCAAGTCCGAGCTGCTCGCCTTCGAGCGGGAGATGCTGGGCCTGTACGTGTCGGACCACCCGCTGTTCGGCCTGGAACACGTGCTCGCCAGGGGCGCGGACTGCTCGATCGCGGCCCTGGCCGAGGACGAGCGTCCGGACGGGGCGGTGGTCACCGTCGGCGGGATCATCTCGGGCATCGTCCGCAAGGTCACCAAGCAGGGCAACCCGTGGGCCATGGTGACCCTGGAGGACCTCGAGGGCTCGATCGAGGTCATGTTCTTCCCGCAGACCTACCAGCTGTACGGCTCGCAGCTGGTGGAGGACGCGGTGGTCTTCGTCAAGGGACGGGTCGACCGGCGTGAGGACGTGCCCAAACTGATCGCCTCCGAGTTGACCGCCGCCGATTTATCGGAACGGGGCAAGAACGACCCCATCGTCATCACCATGCCGACCGCCCGGTGCACCCCGTCGGTCGTGGAACGTCTCAAGGAGGTGCTCACCACCCACGCCGGCATGACTGAGGTGCGCATCAACCTGGTCAACGGCAGCAAGACCCTGGTGATGCGGCTGGACCACAACCTCCGCGTGACCCCCTCGCCCGCGCTCATGGGCGACCTTAAGGCGCTGCTCGGCCCCGCCTGCGTCAGCTAG
- the ybaK gene encoding Cys-tRNA(Pro) deacylase codes for MAKAKASTPATVALTKAGVPFTLHSYEHDPNTPSYGLEAADALGLPPERVFKTLIARVDGKLTVGVVPVDRQLDLKALAAATGGKKATMADPAEAERATGYVVGGISPLGQRRRLPTVVDESALGFETVYVSAGRRGLDVELAPADLVKLTDAVVAPIARG; via the coding sequence GTGGCGAAAGCCAAGGCCAGCACGCCGGCGACCGTCGCGCTCACCAAGGCCGGGGTGCCGTTCACCCTGCACTCCTACGAGCACGACCCGAACACCCCCTCGTACGGGCTGGAGGCGGCGGACGCGCTCGGCCTGCCCCCGGAGCGGGTCTTCAAGACCCTGATCGCCAGGGTGGACGGCAAGCTCACCGTGGGCGTGGTTCCGGTCGACCGGCAACTGGACCTCAAGGCCCTGGCCGCCGCCACCGGCGGCAAGAAGGCGACCATGGCGGACCCGGCCGAGGCCGAGCGCGCCACCGGATACGTGGTGGGGGGCATCAGCCCGCTTGGCCAGCGCAGGCGCCTGCCCACGGTCGTCGACGAGAGCGCGCTCGGCTTCGAGACCGTGTACGTGTCGGCCGGCCGCCGGGGCCTGGACGTGGAGCTGGCCCCGGCGGACCTGGTGAAGCTGACCGACGCGGTCGTCGCGCCGATCGCCAGGGGTTGA
- a CDS encoding TetR/AcrR family transcriptional regulator, whose translation MPRQPESQDPPRADHGDPRQEAILRATLDLLRDGGYASVTTDAIAARAGVSKSTLYRRWRNKTQLLLDAAYLEIPRVHVPDVGDFRDQVRLLLEQRLEQYRKPGVERSFGGLIGAAAENPEFGDSFSEWIEVQKSATAQIIQRAIARGEVRPDINVDHLTTLIAAPLVFRLVVERRTPDKEFVESILDVICRAIAVTPTEPERERAV comes from the coding sequence GTGCCCCGTCAGCCGGAGAGTCAGGACCCCCCTCGAGCCGACCACGGCGACCCGCGCCAAGAGGCGATCCTGCGCGCGACCCTCGACCTCCTGCGCGACGGCGGCTACGCATCGGTGACCACCGACGCGATCGCCGCACGGGCCGGCGTCAGCAAGTCGACGCTGTACCGCCGCTGGCGGAACAAGACCCAGCTCCTCCTCGACGCGGCCTACCTGGAAATCCCCCGCGTCCACGTACCCGACGTGGGCGACTTCCGAGACCAGGTGCGCCTACTGCTCGAACAGCGGCTCGAGCAGTACCGCAAGCCCGGAGTCGAGCGCTCCTTTGGGGGACTCATCGGCGCGGCAGCTGAGAACCCCGAGTTCGGCGACTCGTTCAGCGAGTGGATCGAGGTGCAAAAAAGCGCCACGGCGCAGATCATCCAGCGGGCGATCGCCCGCGGGGAGGTCCGTCCCGACATCAACGTGGATCATTTGACGACGCTCATCGCGGCTCCGCTGGTGTTCCGCCTCGTCGTTGAGCGGCGGACACCGGACAAGGAGTTCGTCGAGAGCATCCTCGACGTGATCTGCCGGGCCATCGCGGTCACGCCGACAGAACCGGAGCGGGAGCGCGCGGTCTGA
- a CDS encoding amidohydrolase family protein, with the protein MGIVVEPRGAVLRGRLWPGGDAPVIDDGVVVVDAEGRVAALGPARELDVPPDLPWYGNRACWVGPGLVDAHVHLAFGSAREALLGGVVAVRDLGAPLTDALRWRTPDTAPPPGYPVVAVAGPILTAPGGYPGNSWGANGFARPVATPEDARRAVAELAAAGVDLIKLALEPAGGQPVPDPATAQAVVDAAHEHGLAVTAHALGARMVERALDAGVDELCHMPTEILPDPLVQRLADARVPVVSTLHTLAECGDAEAVTRNAARLVAAGVPVRYGTDLGNEGTRPGAEPRELDRLAAAGLGPLGALRAATDLAAAAPGLRGRRTGRLAVGEPAAAVVLIGDPLADSAAWRRPLVTVADGRWHRETGAGAHRRSPCRTGASSG; encoded by the coding sequence ATGGGGATCGTGGTGGAACCGCGCGGAGCCGTGCTGAGGGGCCGGCTGTGGCCGGGCGGGGACGCGCCGGTGATCGACGACGGGGTGGTCGTCGTGGACGCCGAGGGGCGGGTCGCCGCGCTCGGACCGGCACGCGAGCTGGACGTGCCGCCGGACCTGCCCTGGTACGGGAACCGGGCTTGCTGGGTCGGCCCGGGATTGGTCGACGCGCACGTGCACCTGGCCTTCGGGTCGGCGCGGGAGGCGCTGCTGGGCGGTGTCGTCGCGGTCCGGGACCTCGGCGCGCCCCTGACGGACGCGCTGCGCTGGCGCACCCCGGACACCGCACCGCCGCCGGGGTATCCGGTGGTGGCTGTGGCCGGGCCGATCCTCACCGCGCCGGGCGGGTACCCGGGCAACTCCTGGGGCGCGAACGGGTTCGCCCGGCCCGTCGCCACCCCTGAAGACGCCCGCCGGGCCGTCGCCGAGCTGGCGGCCGCCGGCGTCGACTTGATCAAGCTCGCCCTCGAACCCGCGGGTGGCCAGCCTGTGCCCGACCCTGCCACCGCCCAGGCGGTCGTGGACGCCGCGCACGAGCACGGGCTCGCGGTCACCGCGCACGCGCTGGGTGCCCGGATGGTCGAGCGCGCCCTGGACGCGGGCGTGGATGAACTGTGCCACATGCCCACCGAGATACTGCCGGACCCGTTGGTGCAGCGGCTGGCGGACGCTCGCGTCCCGGTGGTCTCCACCCTGCACACCCTGGCCGAGTGCGGGGACGCCGAGGCGGTGACCCGCAACGCCGCGCGCCTGGTCGCCGCCGGGGTGCCGGTGCGGTACGGCACGGACCTCGGCAACGAAGGCACCCGCCCCGGTGCTGAGCCGCGCGAGCTGGACCGGCTCGCCGCGGCCGGGCTCGGCCCGCTCGGGGCGCTGCGCGCCGCCACCGACCTGGCCGCCGCCGCGCCCGGGCTGCGGGGTCGCCGTACCGGTCGTCTGGCGGTCGGCGAGCCGGCCGCGGCGGTGGTCCTGATCGGTGACCCGCTGGCGGACTCCGCCGCGTGGCGGCGCCCGCTCGTCACGGTCGCCGACGGCCGCTGGCACCGGGAGACCGGGGCGGGCGCGCACCGGCGGAGTCCCTGCCGTACCGGTGCGAGTAGTGGCTAG